In Bradyrhizobium lablabi, one DNA window encodes the following:
- the prmC gene encoding peptide chain release factor N(5)-glutamine methyltransferase encodes MTESFAGQTIETARRSLAARFKSSGIDSAELEARMLVGAVLGLDLTAMITSANRLLSSDEATRLENFAVRRLAGEPVARILGNKEFWGLSLKLSPATLVPRPDTETVVELALEMLRTASDPNRALRIADIGTGSGAILLALLSELPDAFGVGTDISEAALRTARANAACLGLASRAYFVACDYAAALSGNFDLIVSNPPYIRTAEMVALATEVRDHDPRRALDGGADGLDAYRALIPQSVQLLAPGGALALEAGQGQSGPIEDLMTAAGLTREGPPKADLAGIRRAVAGRKKPP; translated from the coding sequence GTGACCGAATCGTTCGCCGGGCAAACGATCGAAACTGCGCGGCGTTCGCTCGCCGCGCGCTTCAAGTCCAGCGGAATTGATTCGGCCGAACTCGAGGCTCGAATGCTGGTCGGCGCGGTGCTCGGTCTCGATCTCACCGCCATGATCACATCAGCGAATCGGCTTCTCTCATCGGACGAGGCCACGAGGCTGGAAAACTTCGCAGTCCGCCGTCTTGCAGGCGAACCGGTCGCGCGCATTCTCGGCAACAAGGAGTTCTGGGGCCTATCCCTAAAACTGTCGCCCGCGACGCTGGTGCCGCGGCCAGATACGGAGACGGTCGTCGAACTCGCGCTGGAAATGTTGCGCACCGCGTCTGATCCGAATCGGGCACTGCGCATCGCCGACATCGGCACCGGCTCCGGCGCAATTTTGCTGGCGCTGCTGTCGGAATTGCCGGACGCATTTGGCGTCGGCACCGACATCTCGGAGGCCGCGCTGCGGACCGCCCGCGCCAACGCGGCTTGCTTAGGGCTCGCATCGCGCGCGTATTTTGTCGCCTGCGACTACGCGGCGGCGCTCTCGGGCAATTTCGATCTGATCGTGTCGAACCCGCCCTATATCCGCACCGCGGAAATGGTCGCTCTTGCCACCGAAGTCCGCGATCACGATCCGCGCCGCGCGCTCGACGGCGGCGCCGACGGGCTTGACGCCTATCGCGCGCTGATCCCGCAAAGCGTACAGCTTCTTGCGCCCGGAGGTGCACTTGCCTTGGAGGCGGGACAGGGCCAAAGCGGGCCGATTGAAGATTTGATGACGGCGGCAGGGTTAACCCGGGAGGGACCTCCGAAAGCCGATCTGGCGGGCATCCGGCGGGCGGTCGCGGGCCGAAAAAAGCCCCCATAA
- a CDS encoding DUF4167 domain-containing protein: MRNGQNNNKRMRNRNNNNNNNNNRRGQNPMTRVFESNGPDIKIRGTASHVAEKYVQLARDARSSGDPVAAENYYQHAEHYFRLIAAAQEQFRQNQPQPRTENEMAAEDGDEEGESFSHFGQEPGFVPVQPQPFVPRDNGQRDHQREGQPYQPREQQHQPREHRPQPQFQPQPQPQPTIADNGSVDRLPSFITGPQPQINGGQGGFEGNGGERFPRRRRRPHGPRPDNVAAPATPGDDFNPGNE; encoded by the coding sequence ATGAGAAACGGTCAGAACAACAACAAGCGGATGCGTAACCGGAACAACAATAACAACAACAATAACAACCGACGCGGTCAGAACCCGATGACCCGGGTGTTCGAGTCCAACGGACCCGATATCAAGATCCGCGGCACCGCATCCCACGTCGCGGAAAAATATGTGCAGCTGGCGCGCGATGCGCGCTCCTCCGGCGATCCGGTCGCGGCCGAGAATTACTACCAGCACGCCGAGCACTATTTCCGCCTGATCGCCGCCGCTCAGGAGCAGTTCCGTCAGAACCAGCCGCAGCCGCGCACCGAGAATGAGATGGCCGCGGAGGACGGCGACGAAGAGGGCGAGAGTTTTTCGCATTTCGGCCAGGAGCCCGGCTTCGTCCCGGTACAGCCGCAGCCCTTCGTGCCGCGCGACAACGGCCAGCGCGATCATCAGCGCGAGGGCCAACCCTACCAGCCGCGCGAGCAGCAGCATCAGCCGCGCGAGCATCGCCCGCAACCGCAGTTTCAACCGCAGCCGCAACCGCAGCCGACGATCGCGGACAATGGCAGCGTCGACCGCCTGCCGTCGTTCATCACCGGACCGCAGCCGCAGATCAATGGCGGCCAGGGCGGTTTCGAAGGCAATGGCGGCGAGCGTTTTCCGCGCCGCCGCCGCCGGCCGCACGGCCCGCGCCCCGACAACGTGGCCGCGCCTGCAACCCCTGGCGACGATTTCAATCCGGGGAATGAGTAG
- a CDS encoding methyltransferase domain-containing protein, producing MTIDVIDLRDFYSRRLGVVARRLINRGIHARWPNAEGQRVLGIGYPTPYLGLFREDSERCIAFMPAAQGVLKWPTARPTLATLVDEFSLPLPDAAVDRILLIHALEMCDDPEGLLREVWRVLAPSGRVMAVIPNRRGVWTRTDNTPFGHGRPYSRSQITQLLRQTWFTPTAWGEALFMPPVAGGWFLRSAMAWERVGAALSLPFAGVHIVEATKQVYRAIPAKRERTRLIPALEPVLVPSSLQRRDEL from the coding sequence ATGACCATCGATGTCATCGATCTCCGCGATTTCTATTCGCGGCGCCTGGGCGTCGTCGCGCGGCGGCTGATCAATCGCGGCATCCATGCGCGCTGGCCGAACGCCGAGGGCCAGCGGGTGCTCGGCATCGGCTATCCCACGCCCTATCTCGGGCTGTTCCGGGAGGATAGCGAGCGCTGTATCGCCTTCATGCCGGCGGCGCAGGGCGTGTTGAAATGGCCGACCGCGCGGCCGACGCTGGCAACGCTGGTCGATGAATTTTCACTGCCGCTGCCGGATGCCGCGGTCGACCGCATCCTGCTGATCCACGCGCTGGAAATGTGCGACGATCCGGAAGGGCTGTTGCGCGAGGTGTGGCGGGTGCTGGCGCCGTCGGGGCGGGTGATGGCCGTCATCCCGAACCGGCGCGGGGTGTGGACGCGCACCGACAACACCCCGTTCGGCCACGGCCGGCCCTATTCGCGCTCGCAGATCACGCAATTGCTGCGGCAGACCTGGTTCACGCCGACCGCATGGGGCGAAGCGCTGTTCATGCCGCCGGTCGCCGGCGGCTGGTTCCTGCGCTCGGCGATGGCCTGGGAGCGTGTCGGCGCGGCGCTGTCGCTGCCGTTCGCCGGCGTTCATATCGTGGAAGCCACCAAGCAGGTCTATCGCGCAATCCCCGCCAAGCGCGAACGCACGCGGCTGATTCCGGCGCTGGAGCCGGTGCTGGTGCCGTCGTCACTGCAGCGGCGGGACGAGTTATGA
- the gloB gene encoding hydroxyacylglutathione hydrolase — protein MAAEIRLFPCLTDNFGYLIHDPATKATASIDAPEAGPVQKALEREGWTLTDILITHHHHDHVGGVAELKQKYGARVVAPHDKSARIANVDQRVGQGDVVKVGGLLARVLETPGHTLDHVSYVFDNDKALFAADTLFSIGCGRVFEGNYPMMWDSLLKLRALPDDFKLYCGHEYTAANVKFALTIEPDNPALKARAEEVKRLRSENKPTIPTLLGDEKKANVFLRADEPSVAAGVRMKGASAVEVFAEIRERKNKS, from the coding sequence ATGGCCGCCGAAATCCGCCTGTTCCCCTGCCTCACCGATAATTTCGGCTATCTCATTCACGACCCCGCGACCAAGGCGACCGCCTCGATCGACGCGCCGGAGGCCGGCCCGGTTCAGAAGGCGCTGGAGCGCGAGGGCTGGACGCTGACCGATATCCTGATCACCCATCACCATCACGACCATGTCGGCGGCGTTGCCGAGCTCAAGCAGAAATATGGTGCACGCGTGGTCGCCCCCCACGACAAATCGGCCAGGATCGCCAATGTCGATCAGCGCGTCGGCCAGGGCGACGTCGTCAAGGTCGGCGGCCTGCTGGCGCGGGTCCTGGAAACTCCCGGCCATACGCTCGACCATGTCTCTTACGTGTTCGACAACGACAAGGCGCTGTTTGCCGCCGACACGCTGTTCTCGATCGGATGCGGGCGGGTGTTCGAGGGCAATTATCCGATGATGTGGGATTCGCTTCTGAAGCTGCGGGCGCTGCCGGATGATTTTAAACTTTATTGCGGCCATGAATATACCGCGGCCAACGTCAAATTTGCGCTCACGATCGAGCCGGATAATCCGGCTTTGAAGGCGCGCGCTGAGGAAGTGAAGCGTTTGCGCAGCGAGAACAAGCCGACCATTCCGACGTTGCTCGGCGACGAGAAAAAGGCAAACGTGTTCCTGCGCGCCGACGAGCCGTCGGTCGCCGCCGGCGTGCGGATGAAAGGCGCAAGTGCCGTCGAAGTGTTCGCCGAAATACGCGAACGCAAGAACAAATCCTGA
- a CDS encoding cupin domain-containing protein, whose amino-acid sequence MVLPPSAADIIARLELKPHPEGGHFRETFRDPRTDQNGRSASTAIYFLLARGERSHWHRIDAVEVWHYYAGSSLTLQIADGSGQRAIKLGPDLVAGEMPQAIVPAHAWQAAESTGDWTLVGCTVAPGFDFAAFELAPKDWEPAS is encoded by the coding sequence ATGGTCTTGCCACCCTCCGCCGCCGACATCATCGCGCGGCTCGAATTAAAGCCGCATCCCGAAGGCGGGCATTTTCGCGAAACGTTTCGTGATCCCCGCACCGATCAAAACGGACGATCCGCATCCACCGCGATCTATTTCCTTTTGGCGCGCGGCGAGCGCTCGCACTGGCATCGCATCGACGCGGTGGAAGTCTGGCATTATTACGCGGGCAGTTCGTTGACCTTGCAGATCGCCGATGGCAGCGGTCAGCGCGCGATCAAGCTCGGCCCCGATCTGGTTGCCGGCGAAATGCCGCAGGCGATCGTGCCCGCGCACGCGTGGCAGGCCGCCGAGAGCACAGGCGACTGGACGCTGGTCGGATGCACGGTGGCGCCCGGTTTTGATTTTGCGGCGTTTGAATTGGCGCCAAAGGACTGGGAGCCTGCGAGTTAA
- the yddG gene encoding aromatic amino acid exporter YddG, with translation MSPRTATLIGLTAILMWSLLSVLTVATGKIPAFQLAAMTFAIGALTGFLTWIGRPGAFAALRQQPTAWIVGVGGLFGYHALFFLALRFAPPAEAGLLNYLWPLLIVLFSSLLPGERLKPHHIVGALLGLAGTVLLLAGNIGGGFAAGQVPGLIAAFIAAFVWATYSVMSRRLKSVPTDAVAGFCLATALLAALVHCAVEDTVWPDTPTQGLAIIALGIGPVGAAFYAWDIGVKRGDIRVLGAASYATPLLSTAFLILAGFAKASANIAIAAVLIAGGGLIAAKDMIWKR, from the coding sequence ATGTCCCCTCGCACCGCAACCCTGATCGGACTGACGGCGATCCTGATGTGGTCGCTGCTTTCGGTGCTCACGGTGGCGACCGGCAAAATTCCCGCGTTCCAATTGGCGGCGATGACGTTTGCGATCGGCGCGCTGACGGGATTTCTGACATGGATCGGGCGGCCCGGCGCCTTCGCCGCGCTGCGGCAGCAGCCCACCGCCTGGATCGTCGGGGTCGGCGGCCTGTTCGGCTATCACGCGCTGTTTTTTCTGGCGCTGCGCTTCGCGCCGCCGGCGGAAGCCGGTTTGTTGAATTATCTGTGGCCGCTCTTGATCGTGCTGTTTTCGTCGCTGTTACCCGGCGAGCGGCTCAAGCCGCACCACATCGTCGGCGCGCTATTGGGCCTCGCCGGCACGGTGCTGCTGTTGGCAGGTAACATCGGCGGCGGCTTCGCGGCGGGCCAGGTGCCGGGCTTGATCGCGGCGTTCATAGCGGCCTTCGTGTGGGCAACCTATTCGGTGATGTCGCGCCGATTGAAGTCGGTGCCGACCGACGCGGTCGCGGGCTTTTGCCTGGCAACCGCCTTGCTCGCGGCGCTGGTGCATTGCGCGGTCGAGGACACGGTCTGGCCCGATACGCCAACGCAAGGGCTGGCGATCATCGCGCTCGGCATCGGACCCGTAGGTGCTGCATTCTACGCCTGGGATATCGGGGTGAAGCGCGGCGATATCCGCGTGCTGGGGGCTGCGTCCTACGCGACCCCGCTGCTCTCGACCGCGTTTCTGATTCTGGCGGGCTTTGCCAAAGCGAGCGCGAACATTGCGATCGCGGCGGTGCTGATCGCCGGCGGCGGGCTGATTGCGGCGAAGGATATGATCTGGAAACGCTGA
- the phbB gene encoding acetoacetyl-CoA reductase: MARVALVTGGTRGIGAAISKALKNAGYKVAASYAGNDAAAEKFKAETGIPVYKWDVSSFDACADGVKKVEADLGPVDVLVNNAGITKDTAFHKMTLEQWNAVINTNLGSLFNMTRQVIEGMRARKFGRVINISSINGQKGQFGQVNYSAAKAGDIGFTKALALENAKGGVTVNVICPGYINTEMVQAVPKDVLEKSILPLIPVNRLGEPEEIARAVVFLAADDAGFITGSTLTVNGGQYQV; encoded by the coding sequence ATGGCACGTGTTGCATTGGTGACGGGGGGTACGCGGGGCATTGGGGCTGCGATCAGCAAGGCTCTGAAGAATGCCGGCTACAAGGTCGCGGCGAGCTATGCCGGCAACGACGCGGCAGCGGAAAAATTCAAGGCCGAGACCGGTATCCCCGTTTACAAATGGGACGTCAGTTCGTTCGACGCCTGCGCCGACGGCGTCAAAAAGGTCGAGGCCGATCTCGGCCCGGTCGACGTCCTCGTCAACAATGCCGGCATCACCAAGGATACCGCCTTCCACAAGATGACGCTGGAACAGTGGAACGCGGTGATCAACACCAATCTCGGCTCACTGTTCAACATGACCCGCCAGGTGATCGAGGGCATGCGCGCCCGAAAGTTCGGCCGCGTCATCAACATCTCCTCGATCAACGGCCAGAAGGGCCAGTTCGGCCAGGTCAATTATTCGGCGGCGAAAGCCGGCGACATCGGCTTCACCAAGGCTCTCGCGCTGGAAAATGCCAAGGGCGGCGTCACCGTGAACGTGATCTGCCCGGGCTATATCAACACCGAGATGGTGCAGGCGGTGCCGAAGGATGTGCTGGAGAAAAGTATCCTGCCGCTGATCCCGGTCAATCGCCTCGGCGAGCCGGAAGAGATTGCGCGCGCGGTCGTGTTCCTCGCCGCCGACGACGCCGGGTTCATCACGGGATCGACGCTGACGGTGAATGGCGGGCAGTATCAGGTGTGA
- a CDS encoding acetyl-CoA C-acetyltransferase: MSDDVVIVSAARTPVGSFNGAFATMPAHDLGAVAIKAALERAGVEPGRVSEVIMGQILTAAQGQNPARQASIAAGIPVESPAWGVNQLCGSGLRTVALGYQALLNGDSEIVVAGGQESMSMAPHAQYLRGGVKMGPVEFIDTMIKDGLWDAFNGYHMGNTAENVARQYQITRAQQDEFAVASQNKAEAAQKAGKFKDEIVPVTIKTRKGDIVVADDEYPRHGATLDAMAKLKPAFEKDGTVTAGSASGINDGAAAVVLMTAKQAAKEGKKVLARIVSWGQAGVDPKIMGTGPIPASRAALKKAGWSIGDLDLIEANEAFAAQACAVNKDLGWDTSKVNVNGGAIAIGHPVGASGARVLVTLLHEMQKRDAKKGLATLCIGGGMGIAMCIARD, from the coding sequence ATGTCAGACGATGTCGTCATCGTCAGCGCCGCCCGCACCCCGGTCGGCAGTTTCAACGGCGCGTTCGCCACCATGCCGGCGCACGACCTCGGCGCCGTCGCCATCAAGGCGGCCCTGGAGCGCGCGGGCGTCGAGCCCGGCCGTGTCTCCGAGGTCATCATGGGCCAGATCCTGACCGCGGCGCAGGGCCAGAACCCGGCCCGCCAGGCCTCGATCGCCGCCGGCATCCCGGTGGAAAGCCCGGCCTGGGGCGTCAACCAGCTCTGCGGATCAGGCCTGCGCACGGTAGCGCTCGGCTATCAGGCGCTGCTCAACGGCGATTCCGAGATCGTCGTCGCCGGCGGCCAGGAATCCATGAGCATGGCCCCGCACGCCCAATATCTGCGCGGCGGCGTCAAGATGGGCCCGGTGGAGTTCATCGACACCATGATCAAGGACGGTCTGTGGGACGCCTTCAACGGCTACCACATGGGCAACACCGCCGAGAATGTTGCGCGGCAATATCAGATCACGCGCGCGCAGCAGGACGAGTTCGCGGTCGCCTCGCAGAACAAGGCCGAGGCCGCCCAGAAGGCCGGCAAGTTCAAGGACGAGATCGTCCCGGTCACCATCAAGACCCGCAAGGGCGACATCGTCGTGGCCGACGACGAATATCCGCGCCATGGCGCGACGCTCGACGCCATGGCCAAGCTCAAGCCGGCCTTCGAGAAGGACGGCACCGTCACCGCCGGCTCGGCGTCGGGCATCAATGACGGCGCTGCCGCCGTGGTGCTGATGACCGCCAAGCAGGCGGCCAAGGAAGGCAAGAAGGTCTTGGCCCGCATCGTGTCGTGGGGCCAGGCCGGCGTCGATCCCAAGATCATGGGCACCGGGCCGATCCCGGCTTCCCGCGCCGCGCTGAAGAAAGCCGGCTGGAGCATCGGCGACCTCGATTTGATCGAGGCCAATGAAGCCTTCGCGGCGCAGGCCTGCGCGGTCAACAAGGACCTCGGCTGGGATACCTCCAAGGTCAACGTCAATGGCGGCGCGATCGCGATCGGCCACCCGGTCGGGGCCTCCGGCGCGCGGGTGCTGGTGACCCTGCTGCACGAAATGCAGAAGCGCGACGCCAAGAAGGGCCTCGCCACGCTGTGCATCGGCGGCGGGATGGGAATTGCGATGTGCATTGCACGCGACTAA
- the phaR gene encoding polyhydroxyalkanoate synthesis repressor PhaR codes for MAKSDQPTTIKKYANRRLYNTGTSTYVTLEDLAAMVKDGEDFLVYDAKTGDDITRSVLAQIIFEQENKAGQNLLPTTFLRQLIRFYGDSMQMVVPKYLEQSIDTLTREQEKFRKQLTNTFSGTPFAPLEEHVRRNMELFQQTFSMFKPFVPPRAGNAVTTTEPEKIPEPAPEEDNIDDLRRQMKEMQDRLERMSKEPKKDE; via the coding sequence ATGGCAAAATCAGACCAACCCACCACGATCAAGAAATACGCGAACCGGCGGCTCTATAATACCGGCACCAGTACCTATGTGACGCTTGAGGATCTCGCGGCGATGGTGAAGGACGGCGAGGACTTCCTCGTCTATGACGCCAAGACCGGCGACGACATTACGCGTTCGGTGCTGGCGCAGATCATCTTCGAACAGGAAAACAAGGCCGGCCAGAATCTGCTGCCGACCACTTTCCTTAGGCAGTTGATCCGCTTCTACGGCGACAGCATGCAGATGGTGGTGCCGAAATATCTCGAGCAATCGATCGACACGCTGACGCGCGAGCAGGAGAAATTCCGCAAGCAATTGACCAACACGTTCTCCGGCACGCCATTCGCGCCGCTGGAAGAACATGTCCGCCGCAACATGGAATTGTTCCAGCAGACCTTCTCGATGTTCAAGCCGTTCGTGCCGCCGCGCGCCGGAAACGCTGTCACCACCACTGAGCCGGAAAAGATCCCCGAGCCGGCGCCGGAAGAAGACAACATCGACGACCTTCGCCGCCAGATGAAGGAAATGCAGGACCGCCTCGAGCGGATGTCGAAAGAGCCGAAGAAGGACGAGTGA
- a CDS encoding putative bifunctional diguanylate cyclase/phosphodiesterase translates to MTAALPKASTILASLGQAAFVWDIATDAITWSTHANAVFSDIPASSLQTGAEFAKLIEPERSIRTDALVQSQPSQRGGGAPYRIEYGVRTSTSVPVLWIEETGCWFAGPDGRPVRAQGIVRINNERRARDEQLLKLSRHDPLTGELNRTHLVASLAEAIEETSRFRSTCAFMLIGIDHLARINDAFGFDVADAVISEVAQRIRGRLRGGDVLGRFSGNKFGLILKNCTVDDINVAAERFLAGIRDEVVPTKSGPVSVTASIGAVSMPRFARSADEAINRAHETLDSAKRRRAGSFSLWRPNVERDAQRRVNIRVTDEIVTALNERRIVMAFEPVVEASSRSTAFYECLIRMEQDDGQVLLAPDIVPVAEKLGLIRLVDHRVLELVVAELANAPNVQLSLNISPETTMDPDWWSSIESLMSAHPGVAERLIVEITETVAIQDIDDLRGFVTRLKNFGSRIAIDDFGAGYTSFRNLRKLGVDIVKIDGAFVQNIARSADDRAFVQTLIDLARRLQIKTVAEWVQDEESAGLLRDWGCDYIQGRLIGLASSERPWGAAAEAVLPAAS, encoded by the coding sequence TTGACAGCCGCTCTGCCCAAAGCTTCGACCATCCTGGCTTCGCTCGGCCAGGCGGCGTTCGTGTGGGACATCGCGACTGACGCGATCACCTGGAGCACCCACGCCAATGCGGTGTTTTCCGATATCCCGGCTTCCTCGCTGCAAACCGGCGCGGAGTTTGCAAAATTGATCGAGCCGGAGCGCTCGATCCGGACCGACGCGCTTGTTCAATCGCAGCCCTCCCAACGCGGCGGGGGCGCGCCCTACCGCATCGAATATGGCGTGCGGACCTCGACCTCTGTGCCCGTACTCTGGATCGAGGAAACCGGCTGCTGGTTCGCAGGCCCCGACGGGAGGCCTGTGCGCGCGCAAGGCATCGTCCGCATCAACAACGAACGCCGCGCCCGCGACGAGCAGCTCTTGAAACTGTCGCGGCACGATCCCTTGACCGGCGAGCTTAACCGCACCCATCTGGTCGCGTCGCTGGCTGAAGCGATCGAGGAGACCAGCCGCTTCCGCTCGACCTGCGCCTTCATGCTGATCGGCATCGATCATCTGGCGCGGATCAACGACGCGTTCGGCTTCGATGTCGCGGACGCGGTGATTTCCGAGGTGGCGCAACGGATCCGCGGCCGCCTGCGCGGCGGCGACGTGCTCGGGCGCTTCTCCGGCAACAAATTCGGGCTGATCCTGAAGAACTGTACGGTGGACGATATCAATGTCGCCGCCGAGCGGTTCCTGGCCGGCATTCGCGACGAGGTGGTGCCGACCAAATCCGGACCGGTCTCGGTGACCGCCTCGATCGGTGCGGTCAGCATGCCGCGCTTCGCGCGCAGCGCGGATGAAGCGATCAACCGCGCCCATGAAACGCTCGATAGCGCAAAGCGCCGCCGCGCCGGCTCGTTTTCGCTGTGGCGCCCGAATGTCGAGCGCGACGCCCAGCGCCGCGTCAATATCCGCGTCACCGACGAGATCGTCACCGCGCTCAACGAGCGCCGCATCGTGATGGCGTTCGAGCCGGTGGTGGAAGCAAGCTCGCGCAGTACCGCGTTCTACGAGTGCCTGATCCGCATGGAGCAGGACGACGGCCAGGTTCTGCTGGCGCCGGACATCGTCCCTGTTGCGGAAAAACTCGGCCTGATCAGGCTCGTCGATCACCGGGTGCTCGAGCTTGTGGTGGCTGAGCTTGCGAACGCGCCGAACGTGCAGCTTTCCCTCAACATTTCACCGGAGACCACGATGGATCCGGATTGGTGGTCGTCGATCGAATCGCTGATGAGCGCGCATCCGGGCGTCGCCGAGCGGCTGATCGTCGAGATCACCGAGACCGTGGCGATCCAGGATATCGACGATTTGCGCGGCTTCGTCACGCGATTGAAAAATTTCGGCAGCCGGATCGCGATCGACGATTTCGGCGCCGGTTACACCTCGTTCCGCAATTTGCGCAAGCTTGGCGTCGATATCGTGAAAATCGATGGCGCCTTCGTGCAGAACATCGCGCGCTCGGCGGATGACCGCGCCTTCGTGCAGACGCTGATCGATCTGGCGCGGCGGCTGCAGATCAAGACGGTCGCCGAATGGGTGCAGGACGAGGAATCCGCTGGTCTGCTGCGCGACTGGGGCTGCGATTACATCCAGGGCCGCCTGATCGGGCTTGCATCCTCGGAGCGGCCGTGGGGCGCGGCAGCCGAAGCCGTGTTGCCGGCGGCGAGCTAG
- the rpmF gene encoding 50S ribosomal protein L32, with product MAVPRRKTSPSRRGMRRSADALKKPTYAEDKDSGELRRPHHLDLKTGMYKGRQVLKAKKES from the coding sequence ATGGCCGTTCCCAGAAGAAAAACATCGCCGTCGCGGCGTGGCATGCGCCGCTCGGCAGACGCCTTGAAGAAGCCGACCTATGCCGAGGACAAGGATTCCGGCGAATTGCGCCGCCCGCATCACCTCGATCTGAAGACCGGCATGTACAAGGGCCGTCAGGTCCTGAAGGCCAAGAAGGAATCCTGA
- the mtgA gene encoding monofunctional biosynthetic peptidoglycan transglycosylase yields MRIVRTLLLILLVALLVPYLLTPFYRTGHPVSALMAWRTLTGASVSRQWIDLAAMSPSLPRSVVAAEDAKFCSHHGIDWDALHEVIDDAEEGEVRRGGSTITQQVAKNLFLWPGRSVVRKALELPLALWIDRVLPKPRILEIYLNIAELGPSGQFGAQSGATYAFGHPASALSPREAALLAAILPNPVKRSARNPGPGVRRLAGTYMARAQASELQRCWSENRAF; encoded by the coding sequence TTGCGCATTGTCCGAACGTTGCTGCTGATTTTGCTGGTCGCGCTGCTGGTGCCCTATCTCCTGACACCGTTCTATCGCACCGGCCATCCGGTCTCGGCCCTGATGGCCTGGCGCACGCTGACGGGTGCTTCCGTGTCGCGGCAATGGATCGATCTTGCGGCGATGTCGCCGTCGCTGCCGCGCTCGGTGGTCGCAGCCGAGGACGCCAAATTCTGCAGCCATCACGGCATCGACTGGGATGCGCTGCACGAGGTGATCGACGATGCGGAGGAGGGCGAGGTGAGGCGGGGCGGCTCGACCATCACCCAGCAGGTGGCGAAAAACCTGTTTCTGTGGCCGGGCCGCAGCGTGGTCCGCAAAGCGCTCGAGCTGCCGCTGGCGCTGTGGATCGACCGGGTGTTGCCGAAGCCGCGGATCCTCGAAATCTATCTCAATATCGCCGAGCTTGGCCCCTCCGGCCAGTTCGGCGCCCAATCCGGCGCGACCTACGCGTTCGGGCATCCGGCGTCCGCGCTGTCGCCGCGCGAGGCGGCGCTGCTGGCGGCCATCCTGCCCAATCCGGTCAAGCGCAGCGCCCGCAATCCCGGCCCCGGGGTGCGGCGTCTGGCCGGAACCTATATGGCGCGGGCGCAGGCTTCCGAATTGCAACGGTGCTGGAGTGAAAATCGCGCTTTTTGA
- a CDS encoding polyprenyl synthetase family protein: MTATALTDFTKRLDQTAEDTEALLGRLLSDALLPDEIARPKRLMDAMRYSSLNGGKRLRPFLVVESSAVFGVPRQAALLAGAALECIHCYSLVHDDLPAMDNSDLRRGRPTLHKQTDDATAILAGDGLLTLAFDIITRDEIHENPTVRLLLTRALARASGIGGMVGGQMLDLAGEGRFGDREPVDVARLQQMKTGALLRFGCIAGAILGQSTKEQYQALDDYGRALGEAFQIADDLLDVEGDATALGKNTGQDAVLGKTTFVTQLGIEGAKQRVRDLLGKADSALSIFGAKGEVLRAAARFVADRKN, encoded by the coding sequence ATGACTGCGACTGCATTAACCGATTTTACCAAGCGGCTGGACCAGACCGCGGAGGATACCGAGGCGCTGTTGGGCCGGCTGTTATCCGACGCATTGCTGCCGGACGAGATCGCGCGGCCGAAGCGGCTGATGGACGCCATGCGTTATTCGAGCCTCAACGGCGGAAAACGGCTGCGGCCGTTTCTGGTGGTGGAAAGCTCGGCCGTGTTCGGCGTGCCGCGCCAGGCCGCACTTCTAGCCGGTGCCGCGCTCGAATGCATCCACTGCTATTCGCTGGTGCATGACGATTTGCCGGCGATGGACAACAGCGATTTGCGCCGCGGCCGCCCCACGCTGCACAAGCAGACCGACGACGCCACCGCGATCCTCGCCGGCGATGGGTTATTGACGCTCGCTTTCGACATCATCACGCGAGACGAGATCCACGAAAACCCGACCGTACGGCTTCTCCTGACCCGCGCGCTGGCGCGGGCCTCGGGCATTGGCGGCATGGTCGGCGGCCAGATGCTGGATCTTGCCGGAGAGGGCCGGTTCGGCGACCGCGAGCCGGTCGACGTCGCCCGGCTGCAGCAGATGAAGACCGGCGCGCTGTTGCGCTTTGGCTGCATCGCCGGCGCGATCCTCGGTCAATCCACGAAAGAACAATATCAGGCGCTCGACGATTACGGCCGCGCGCTCGGCGAAGCCTTCCAGATCGCCGATGATTTGCTCGACGTCGAGGGCGATGCTACCGCGCTCGGCAAGAACACCGGCCAGGACGCAGTGCTGGGCAAAACCACGTTTGTCACTCAACTAGGAATCGAGGGCGCCAAACAGCGTGTCCGTGATCTCCTCGGCAAAGCGGATTCCGCGCTTTCGATCTTCGGCGCCAAGGGCGAGGTGCTGCGGGCGGCCGCGCGGTTTGTCGCCGACCGCAAGAATTGA